The region tccagcatattgcccagggccccccggattgccgttcgcaaaaaaaaaaaaaaaagagttctcctcacctgaccagcgctccaggcggcgagctacctccagcagcgcacactcgccggcgactgacaatgacgtcagacgccggcgacgtgtgctctgcggccgacttcagctgccagcctccagttggctggcggctgttgttaactattgacgtgcgggcgcgtgcccgcacgtcaataggaaaccgccgcagcgccggaaggggcccggtgagcagatgagaaggggcccgatgcgggcctcctctctctgcccaccgggtccgggggcacataaatgccggcgggcattcagtcacactcgggcggattatcagagggtcaatctgtgcggtagcccagggcccccccacaccactgggccctgggctaccgcccatattgaccttctgataatccgcccctgataccagcgtaaatggtgtctgtatataccgCTGGTAAGTGGTGTCGGTATATACAACCGGTAAGTTGTGTCGGTATATACCACCGATAAGTGGTGTTGGTATATACCGCCGGTAAGTGGTGTGGGTTTGGAAActggaaaagttaaaaaaaaaataaagtacattAGACTCCCACCCACCATGTGTTAAAGTCTAGTACCAAGTTTCCTTTAGGTTCTATGGCACCCAATACTCTAGCCTAATTTCAGGAACAGGTGTACGTTTGTGTTATTTTTCTGTCCCGTTTCTCGCATGTTCACACCTTTTGTCTGTCACCGTAGCTGGCCAATGCTCTATTGGAAAAGGAAGTGATAAATTATAATGACATTGAAACACTAATCGGTCCTCCTCCACATGGACCAAAAAAAATGATTGCCCCGCAGAGCTGGGTTGAAGCTGAGAGGGATAAACAAGACACCGGAGAAGATGAATCTCAGAGACCACCGCCTCGGAAAgatgaggaagaagaagaggaacctAATATGACACCGGCCTaaaaaaaatgactgctacaaTCCAAATTCAGGCATCCGTGCGGCACGGACCGGCCACTGGTCTCCTGACTCAAACTTGACAGCCTCTTGGGCATATATGAGACCGTGACATTTGCATCAGGAGCCCGGTGGCCGATCTGTACTcagaccctgataccccaatgggTGGCCACTTCTGGGCGTTCCCACGTGGCAGATTTGCTGCAGACGTTAGTGTGAAAGAGGCTTCCAAAAATCCTTGCACCTGCAGAAGAAACCATCCCATTGAGATGAATGCAATATATGTACATACCATTGCACCTATGCAGGGGTAAAAACCTCACTtggagttttgcattttttatttaatATAACAGATTAAAGTTgtaatttttgtgaataaaaaaacaaattaaatgtatttattgtaTTTAATTTATGGAGAAAACAGTTGATTTTGTGACCAGTCAATTGAGAGGTTGTCCGCTCACAAGGAGCTGATTTCGCTGGACCTGGGTAAGCAGGTCATTTACAGCAGACAACTCCTTCAACCCTTTAAGGAttggatgattattattattattattttattttttttaaattaacatttttttacatttttgtttttatcCTTCACTTCTTTAAAagctgtaattttatttttttttcatttacagccGTATgacgacttgtttttttttttgaaggaCAAGTTGTAGTTCTTAAATGACAACCATTCATTTTAATTATACAACATACTGAAAAgcagggaaaaaatccaagtggattataatggtgaaaaaaaaatgcaattttgccattaatttatgttttttgttgtttttttacactATTGTGTGGTGAAAATTACCTGAATCTTTAGGTCACTGTGATTACTGCATGATCTAatgctaaggccggagtcacactatcgTATGGCTGCTGCGAGCGTGATCCGATTGTCAGTGCTCCAATCCTTTCGCATGACAGGATCGGTGCACTggagtggaggagacggagaaattaatttctccatctcctccattgtcgaCGGAAATGGAACTGCGctcgggtgatatccgagtgcagtgcgatgttttacCCGTACCCATAGACTTGTTGTGCGATCCGACTCTCGgatgcaatcacagcatgctgacATGAGCAAATGAATGCAGATAtaagctgccccatagtataacagtgggccgagtgctatccgaaTTTTTTTATTATTGGATTGCACTTGTCAGATTACATCCCAAGTGTGAGCAAGCCCTAAAggttgaaaaacaaaaaataaaaacaggggaaccaaatgTTTATTTTAtgatcaccattttctgagactttaCCTGTTTAATTTGGGGGGGCAATTTTGCTATGTGAGAGCTCGTTTTCTTTTGTGGCCAGATTCTGgtagtactgatttttttttttttttttttttttttttttttttaaagggcacctgtcaccccgttttttccgtatgagataaaaatactgttaaatagggcctgagctgtgcgttacaatagtgtattttgtggaccccgattccccacctatgctgccaaaatacgttaccaaagtagtcgttttcgcctgtcaatcaggctggtctggtcaaaagggcgtggtgtcttcccccagatcttgcttagttttccgttggtggcgtagtggtgtgcgcatgtccaaggtcccgaatccactgcacaggggagtgaaaagcgcgatgtgtgctatttcattggtggtgatcagtgggggcggccaggaaaatggccgcgggatgccgcgcgtgcgcagatggagatcgcggcggccattttcctgaagccgagatgcgaattctgcttcaggaaaatggccgccgcgatctccatctgagcacgcgcggcatcccgcggccagcagagcgccgcttttgcgcacgcgcggccaaaggaagatggccgcccccaccgatcaacagggaaatagcacacatcgcgctcttttcactcccctgtgcagtggattcgggaccttgggcatgcgcaaaccactacgccaccaacggaaaactaagcaagatctgggggaagacaccacgcccttttgaccagaccagcctgattgacaggtgaaaacggctactttggtaacgtattttggcagcataggtggggaatcggggtccacaaactacactgttgtaaggcacagctcaggccctatttaacagtatttttatctcatacggaaaaaacggggtgacaggttccctttaatgttttgttctcattgattttttttttttctttcaaataagTGCAACAGTGGAAAATTGAGTTGTTTTTTTCCTCCGTTTATAGCATTTCTTTAATTTTAACTGTTGAAATAGTCATTTGActttttagaatttttttgtcatacttttaaaacttttttttttttggggggggaggggttGTCCTCTTAGAGGACGTAACCCTGCGGCTGCTGATCACTCGTTCTGTATACTGCCGTTGCACAGTATTGCAGTGTACATGTAGATGGTGGTCTCCGATGAAGCCCAGTCTGAACAGGTGTAACAAAATAGCTAGAGGCGAGTGAATCTGAATTGTAAAGTTCGGCGTTCAAAGCGGACACTTTAGTGTCTGGTGTTGAACTCCAAACACGGACGTCCATGGAGAGAGTTATAGCatcaaagttcgggtccccattgacttttaTGGGGTTCGGTAGTGTTCTGATACCGGAACCAAAGTTCACTCAAACCGGACGAACCTGAAAACACATATCTACAATAATAATTTTATTGCCATTTTCTGTATTCAAACTTTATTGATTCATGAACATAATGAACTGTAACGTTTCAATAAAGTTTTGTTTGCGTTCACTCGTCCGGCTCCTCCATCTTTAGTGCGGGCACGCAACACGCTGTAGTTACTGGCGGAAGGGAACGTTCCTTTACGCGTCTTCTGATTGGCCGTCGGCATTCCTTACTTGTGATTGGCTCCAGCGCGTGATATCCCATACTGCACCGGGAGCTTTCTTCCTTTCGGCCATTTTCTCCCCATAGAGGTATGTTTGTTCgctccgccgccgccgctgctatgGTTTACTATCCGTTGCCATCCTCGGTTTCTGTGTCGCGCCGGACGCCCTGGCCGGGTGGGATTTGATCCTCTGCTCCGGCTCGTTGGTTTGGGGGGAGTTTAGTGTTGTTTTGGGGGATTGAGGCCTGGTGAGCGGGGTGTACGGGGGATGTATGTGTGTACAGGGCTCTGCGCTCTCCTGTGTCTGTGCAGGGGGAAGATATTCGTGGCTGCACCCTGGGACTCGCAGTGCTGCTGCTGCCCGTTCCTGCTATACTGTTGCTTATTAACCAGTTAAGTCCTGGGGCCGAGCGGCGCCGGCCATGTAAGCTCCTCTTCTTCCAGGGTTACCTGGGAGTTGgctattaaagggttattctcccAGCAATAGACTGGTGGATAATGTGCTGATCGCACGGGGGCGACCTCTGGGACCCTCATCAATGCCAGGAGTAGGGTTCCTGGAAATCTCAGAATTACTGGGGGTCCCGGCAGTCAGACCCCAGCAATCCGCATGTTTCCTCTATCCTATGACAATAGCCATCTCCAGTGCATAGGATAATGGAAAAcatggggtctgactgctgggaccaccAGTGATCCTGCTTCATTCAAGGTGGGCTTCCAGAAGCTGCTTCCTTGGATCTGTGGGGGTTCCAGTGGTCGGACCCCCATGATCAGGAAGTTATAATCTGGCCCTGTGGCTAGGAGATAGCTTTATTTTTGAGGGACTAACCCTTTAATGACTAATTGGCTTCcaggattgtacttttttttggggggggggggggggttaccatTTTATTTATTCATTCGAAGTCAACCTGACGCTTAGATTGGTCTTATGTGGTGTCCGGCCATGAGCCCAGCACAATAAGAATGAAAACTTAGGGAGCGGGTCACACTTTAAAGTTTTGATCGTTGGGGGTTTGGGTGGTAAGATTTCTCCCCAGCACCCGGGTAGGTGGGCATCAGACTTTCTATTCAGCCAGCTATTCCGATATGTGTGGTTTTCCCCAAACCGTTCCCATCTCTGCCCCTGAACATCAATTGTTTCTGACCTGTCATGAAAACTTAAATATCAAAGGGCTGTGTGCCTGGCAGTAATCtattgggtctgtgcacatgtctatACATAAGATTGCCGCAGGATCCCTCACCTGGCTGTTTCTATAACTGCACGTGACGTCCGTACAGATAAAGCACAGACTCTAATAAAAACCTCTTAAACCGTTTTTGTTTTGTAGGGATTAAGTCGCCATGGCCCCCAGCAGGAATGGCATGATCTTGAAGCCACATTTCCACAAGGATTGGCAGCGGCGAGTGGCCACCTGGTTTAACCAGCCAGCCAGAAAGATCCGCAGGTAAGCTAATGGCCATCCTGTAGGAAGATCTGCTGGGGTGTGTGTGTCCAGGTCTACGGTCAGATGATGACACGTTCTCCGGAATCTCTGCAGCTTCTGTGATGAATCCATATTTGAACCCCTTTCAGCCTGATGACTGTAGACCGCGACGTTTGATGGAATGATCGCTTTTTGTCAGTGTATAGGTGACCTAGAGCAGCTAGATCACTTCCTGGCATTATAACTGTCCAGTATTGGATAAGTGGTATCTTGTATACATGTGGGGGTCTGATGTCTATGACCCACACTGATAGACAGAACCCTCATCCtttacctccgctccattcatcctCCAGTAATTGGCAGTCCTATAGAGCAGTGGTCAAGCGTGCACGCTTATGGGGGAGAAATGGGTTCCATCGATTGGAGTCCACCTATCCCATAGGTTAAATGATCACGTatcttcactggacaacccctgtaagtgGAAGTTAATGCAGAAAACCATGACCTGTGTGGCTTTGCAAGTAGTACGCCACCTTTGTTGGTAGATCCTAACGTGCACTCCCTTAACCCAAATAGGCGCAAGACACGTCAGGCCAAAGCCCGCCTGATAGCTCCAAGGCCCGTTTCAGGACCAGTCAGGCCAGTGGTAAGATGTCCTACCGTCAGATACCACACAAAGGTGCGACTTGGAAGAGGCTTCAGTCTGGAGGAACTCAAGGTGAGCTGGCAAATATGGCTGTCGGTAAACTTCAATCACTCTGTGCTACTAAAGATTTTGCAATCAAGCACTATGCGAGAAATTAATCAAAACTGACTAGAATAGTGGTGCATTGTTATGCCtaacttttcagaaaaaaaaaaaaaacagtggcctaATAATGAACTACTGGACTTTTTTTATTCATCTTTATATGACTGCAAATCTTGTGTATTGTGTGTACAGATATAGCGGAGCCATTATATCACAACTCTGACGTGTAATCTGAACTCAGCCGCATGATGACAAATCTCCGGAATCTCTGCATTTCTGTGATGATTCCCTTGAACCCTTTGTTCTGATGGCTTTTAGGTTCGGTCGTCCGTTTTAATGGCTTTAGTGTACGTTGTATTTTAACAAACTGCTTTCATGCAGGCTGCTGGTATCAATAAGAAGATCGCCCGCACTATTGGGATCTCTGTGGATCATCGTCGTCGCAACAAGTCTACAGAAGCCCTGCAGGCCAATGTGCAGAGGCTAAAAGAGTACCGCTCCAAACTGATCATCTTCCCACGCAAACCCTCCGCTCCCAAGAAGGGAGACAGCTCTGTAAGTACTGCCATATTATCTGCTGCATTATGGAGCTCATGGACGTCGCTTTTTCCAAGACTGATCACCTGCAGATTGCTTCAGTTCTTTATTCTCCTCCCTCTATCCTCCCATGTGCATTTATATCTATGGTCAGAGGATGCATAAAACCCTCTTAAATCTTATACCAACGTTTTATTTCTTATTCCAGGCTGAAGAATTGAAGATGGCCACCCAGTTTAAGGGCACGATCATGCCGATCCGCTCTGTAAGTTCTTACAATTTTTCATTCTTGATGACTTGGCTGTGTAATAATTTAATTATTTCCCACTTTTAAAAATGATTTTACAGCCATTTTGACACATATATTTTgtagtaagtacaccagtctcatctGTGAATAACTGCAGGAACTTCCATTTTACATCCATAGGTATTAATGTGGAGTTGGTCAATTTGTAGCTATACTAGCGTTTTTCTTTTCTATAAGATTTTGGAggggtctgtgggaatttttgccccttcatccagatAGATTTGTGATGTCAGACCCTGATGTTTGGGGCGGAGGTCGGGCTCACAATctgttataggtgttggatgggttgAGGTCCAGTTCTTACACCAACTGTGTGTGTGGACCCTGTGTACTGGACACAGTCGTGGGGAACAGTGAGGGGCTTTCCCCAACACTGGAACTAATTGGCCGAGGCTGACCCTGATGACAgacccatagcattatcctccaccatctgtacagcgggcacaatgcagtcagggggcaacattctcctggaatcaccaaacccagactccatcAGACACAGATATTCAGTGTGatctgtcactgcacagaacatgttGAGTCCAGTGGTGGCCGCTTTATACCTCTCCATCTGATACTATGCATTGTGATTGGTGGTGTAAGGCTGCATGCAACAGCTCAGACTTGAAGCTCCCAGTGGTTGGCGTGGTGttttgctcatgttatatcagaggaggtctggactctgcagttatgaggCCAGCAGagggttggtgacttttctgccttcTCAGTACTCGGCGTCCGGCTCTTTAACATTACAGGGTCTACACCTCGTAcctgagttgctgcagttccttccacttctcaataatatcactcacaggtgctgGGGTAGattgaggaagaaatgtcatgaacagaCTTTTTACcccagtggctcctattacaggaccacgtTGGTATCGGTGAGCTCTGCACCATCACCCAGTCTTTCATGTTGGTAAAAGCAGACAGCATGGTGGGGGGCTgtaggttatacactggggaggaAGGGGGTGGCAATAGGACAGAATAGGAAAAAATAAATTCGCTGCTTAAGATTTGTCCTATTACTTTTGTCCGTAAAGTAGATCtttgaattgtaaaatttggtcaaTTTTCTGTAGAGGAAAATGATGCAGACTGTGTCATGGTGTATCCTATAAGAGACTCAGAGTATCAAGCCAGAGTATAGTAAAAAGTACACAAGTTTATTTTATCACACAACGTGACAAGAAGCTAATACATAAAATAGAAGGTTTGAGGCAAAGGCACATGGTGTCAGTTACACATCCACAAGCATAATGACAGGCATGGGGATTCAAATAAATCAATGGTGTCCTTAGGGGTTCACAAAAGTGATGATATCTTGTAAGTAACATATAGATCATCAGGGAAAATACCACCAAATGATTGATAGGAGTAACATGGTAATCAATTTATACATGTACCATGATGTTTACAGAAAGATAGCGGCAGCAACAACATGATGTGCAGACATAAGTAGACGTAATGACATCTTTGGAGGAGAACTATCTTAGGGAAACATAACGTAAATAAACAAGGAAGAAGTATCTGACCCATCGTAACCTGTATGTGAATGTGCAGATagcagcagccccgacgcgcgtttcgtgctgGCTTCATTGGGGGAGCTGTGATTCCCTGTGTGTAAAGGCGAATTTATTTAGAGGGGAAGATTACGTCCAGGGGTAACGATGGATgccgaaaaaaaaaaagtgtcaggttTGGGTTGTGAAGCGGCGCATGCGTGGTGAGTGCCAGCGTCCTCAATGATGCTGCCTCAGCAGCGGATCTGGGGGAAATCCTCCGTGACGTCAGAGATCCACACGTCACAATCGAGCTGTCGGCAACAGCATGACTATTCCATATGGGCCTTCATTTAATATGGTAAATCTAAGGATATGATGCAAGGGCCATATAAGGAAACTTTATATATAAAGTTTATTAAAGTGAGAAGTGTAAATGCGCAAAGTGAGAATGAAGGAAAAGATAAGTGACACGTGCATAGGGGATCCTTAATACCAGGACCCTATTAATGCGGGTCAGCCTAAAAGGAGGGGAATTCATAATGTCAGTATCAAATTATATAAAGGAAGGAGTGTACAGTATGCAAGTGTATAGATATACCAAGTACATATATAAAACAGATAACAAATGTCCTAACCATAATTATAAATGACAATATACCCCATGTTATAGAAAATGTAAAGACACAGAATCACATATACAACACCACGTGAGGGCAAATAATAGACTATATTTTGTCATGGGTATTACATCATAACATAGGGTCCCCGTATCTCTAAGAGTGCGTGACCAAAACATTAAATAACAAGGATATATAACAAATTCTTAATGGATAAATTATTCATAGTAGAGTATGAATGATGGTCCATGAACGCAGATGTTCGTTTCACAGATTATTAAAAGAAGCATCTCCATGAGGTATTAAGTCCCAGTTCAATGAGAGATAACATTTTGCAGGGGTCTGTAGGAATTTTTACTCCTTCATCCAGAAGAGGATTTGTGATGTCAGACCCTGATGTTTGGGGGGGGTTCTCACAATCTGTTATAGTTGTTGGATGGGGTTGAGATCCAGGCTCTCATGTTCCTCCACAAACCATGTGTGTATAGACCTTgtccactgggcacagtcatggggaacagaaaagggcttTCCCCAAACTGCTCCCACAAgcctggaagctacaattgtcctcaatgtcttgtgctgaagaacTGATTCCCCAACACTGAAAGTAAGGGCCGAGGCTGACCCTAATAtacccatagcattatcctcctccgccatctgtacagcgggcacaatgcagtcagggggtaacatcCTCCTGGAATCATCaatcccagactcctccatcagacgcagatagaagtgcgatc is a window of Ranitomeya variabilis isolate aRanVar5 chromosome 2, aRanVar5.hap1, whole genome shotgun sequence DNA encoding:
- the RPL13 gene encoding large ribosomal subunit protein eL13, which gives rise to MAPSRNGMILKPHFHKDWQRRVATWFNQPARKIRRRKTRQAKARLIAPRPVSGPVRPVVRCPTVRYHTKVRLGRGFSLEELKAAGINKKIARTIGISVDHRRRNKSTEALQANVQRLKEYRSKLIIFPRKPSAPKKGDSSAEELKMATQFKGTIMPIRSTYKKEKPRVITEEEKNFKAFASLRMARANARLFGIRAKKAKEAAEQDMEKKK